In the Psychromonas sp. psych-6C06 genome, ATATTAACGCCAACGCGTGAGCTAGCTAAACAGGTTTACTCTCAATTACGGTTATTAGTTGCAAACACCAGTTTAAAATCGACGTTAGTCTTAGGTGGAGAAAACTTCAATGACCAAGTTAAACAACTAGATAAAGATCCTCATTTTGTTGTTGGTACACCGGGGCGTATTGTGGACCACCTTAAAAAAGGGTTATTGCACCTACATGGTTTAGAGTTACTGATTTTAGATGAGGCAGATCGTATGTTAGATCTGGGCTTTGCAGAGCAGTTAAAAGCGGTTAATGAGGAAGCCAACCATCGCTTACGTCAAACACTACTTTTTTCAGCGACACTTGGCCATGCAGAGGTGAACGAATTTGCAAGCGAATTATTAAAAGCACCTGTACGAATCGCTATAGGTGAAGAAAATCAGCAACACAGTGAAATAACACAGCGATTTTTCTTAGCTGATAATCTTAATCAGAAAGAGAAGCTACTGTTTCATTTTGTACAAAAAGAAGATACTAAGCAGGTTATTATTTTCACCGCGACACGTAAAGATACAGAGCGTTTAAGCAGTGTATTAAATGAGAAGGGCTGTTCTTCCATTGCTCTACATGGTGATCTATCACAAAACAGTCGTAATCAGATTATGGATTCATTCTCGCGTGGTAAAGATAAAGTATTAGTGACCACCGATATTGCATCGCGTGGTTTAG is a window encoding:
- a CDS encoding DEAD/DEAH box helicase, with protein sequence MLIDDLPVDRRLLMSLSHLGFTETTEIQAQAIPVAVAGKDLLASSKTGSGKTLAFLLPAMQRVLKTRALTKRDPRVLILTPTRELAKQVYSQLRLLVANTSLKSTLVLGGENFNDQVKQLDKDPHFVVGTPGRIVDHLKKGLLHLHGLELLILDEADRMLDLGFAEQLKAVNEEANHRLRQTLLFSATLGHAEVNEFASELLKAPVRIAIGEENQQHSEITQRFFLADNLNQKEKLLFHFVQKEDTKQVIIFTATRKDTERLSSVLNEKGCSSIALHGDLSQNSRNQIMDSFSRGKDKVLVTTDIASRGLDLLNVSHVINFDIPKHTEEYIHRIGRTGRAGASGDAISLIGPKDWDNFKKVESFVQQSITFDRVDGINPKFKGLKPVLAKATTAGKFAKDNKKQTQQKKAKVKKSVNKTFHEATDVGFTPMRRKKKSDE